Genomic window (Vanessa tameamea isolate UH-Manoa-2023 chromosome 3, ilVanTame1 primary haplotype, whole genome shotgun sequence):
AGAAGACTGTGCATCCCTTGGTTTCATAAAAGCAAATCTTTTATGTTCATCGTGCGACCAACTAAAGGACTTCAGCTTAGATCAGTTAGTCGAACATTGTAAACAATGCTGTCATAACGATGATTCAACACCGAATGAAAAGAAATATGCACGCGCTATTCTAGAGGTTTGCACTTGCAAATTCCCAGCTTATCCACAAATTCAAGCATTCGTTAAAAGTGACAGACCTGCTAAATTTCCGAATCTGCAAATTAAATACCTACGTGGCTTAGATCCAATAATTAAGCTTCTTGACAAAGATGGTATAGTCAGAGACACAGTGGCAATTGAAAAATGGAATACAGATTCAGTTGAAGAATTTTTAAACACACATCTTGTAAAAGAAGAGGAAGAAGATCGTGGATTTTTGAAAactaatcttatataataagtaatttccataaaataaattattttgataattatttccatttttattaactgtttaaatttatatgaccCCACTAACCAAATTTTGGAAAATACTTACAAATACACTAAAAATACTTACAAGAGATCTGTGGCAGTCAGCACATGAGAAGCATCGTCTGTGCCATGTGCCATTCTTAGAATTCATTTTTTCTGCAGCATATACAGGGAATCCACAACGTGGGCATCCCTGACCTTTAGCTGCCTTCTGTCCAGTGAAGGGTAACTGTTCTGTGCTGTAgtagtattattaaatgataagttCATTGTGTTTTATCACATTTTGAAAtacctattaataaaaacttattaaatcaaGTAGTTTTGAAAACAcaagtttttactttattaaaaaatcagggaaaaaataatatgtgagTTGGTGCAAACAGTTACCATTACAAAAAAAGTAGGGATAAatctaacattatttaatacacaataagtatttttatacactATTACTAACATATATCTGACTACAGAGTGGCTTAGGAGAACAAAGCAATTATAAGTAGGTTTGaattggaaaatattatttaatcaaaatatatgttaaattttttaaaaacaacagatttattattaaaggacTGTATGAAAGtaaatctgaaaataaaaattaactttttcattagaaataatatctaCTTACTATGTAACGGTTGGTTCAGAATCAGTAGAAACAAGTGTAGGTGCGTGACCGTAACCAAAGCCTCGGGGTCCGAAGAGCTTTGCATAGCATGAGCGACAATGGATCTCCTTGTCAGGCCCATCGCAAGCCAGCATAGAGTCCAATGGGCGGTGACATTCAGCGCAATTGAAGCACTTTTTGTGCCACATCTATTaacaatcatttatatttaaaatcatgtaaattaaaatgaagtgtttttttaattagtcattAAAATGATCACAaactaattcaataaaaatgacaacttgacaaattaatatacttacagTTCCCTTAGCCAATTGTTGTTCTGCTGCAAACACCATTCCACCGCATCTTGGGCAACCCTGACCTTTAGGTGCCTTAATGGAAGTGGTATCCGGATTGTAAAACGGTCTGTTAGCCGAAATTTCATCCTCGctacaagaaatatttcaatgtttagagatttcataaataataataacccaaAAACTTTGTGAGATTTTTAGTCTATAACCTACCTTAAGCCGTCAGTTTGAAGGAATCCTGAACCGCAAGCAAAACCGTAACCGTGCGGTCCCCATTTCTTTCCGTAACAGGTTTTGCAGTATACATCATTGTCGGGTCCGTCACATGCAATGATAGAATCCAAAGTCTTAGAGCAGTCGTGGCATTTGAAACATTTGCGATGCCACTCACGACCTTTAGCCAAAACTTGTTCTGCGGCATAGACGGCTCCACCACATCGTGGGCAACCTTTTCCAGGAGGCGCCTGGATTGCGGCAGTGTCAATCACCGTTGTTTTTGGAGCCTGGTCACTGTTAGATAAAAGTGTAAGTATATTACTAATCGCAATAAGATACACATATCTAGCTTAGCTCAGTTGAGTCAGagcaaataaatgttaaaattaaatgtaattaggtTCATCGTGGTGCCTCatgataaatattcatattaaataaaaataaaatattgaagtattATTGAATGTTATAGTCTTATAAAATGTACCTTCTTAAAACACCAGAAacgtacttattttttatatattttattcgctgagtattattaaataattataacttttaaatgaaattaacatagttacctacttatttatcatattaaaattttatgcgcTACCTATGTTACCAAAGACTACATACTGTTAtgcaattattttgtttaaaagttcGCGCccaatctataaataaataagataaatggGTGGATTCTGCATCAGATTAAATATGTTGTAAGAGCGTGTGGCTAGTCTTgcctatattaaaattagttcgtTCGAGATCGAACAGCGCATTCTATTTACGAATTGGCATTGTGCCATcttttgtttgtattataagCTGTTTTTATGAAAGCGATGCGATGGAAATAACCTAAACCTGTCTGTAACCTGAgatgataatttttaacataacagcggtaaccaaaataattttagaaaagttGATGTATTAGGGAGATTCATACTTCTATAAGTAATTTGATACGTAAggcaaaaattcaaataaagaaaaccTACCTTATCATAGTTTTtgcaaaataatactttttaatataatgtaatatgacagtttcatatattttaaaaattaaaatataactaaaaatattgttatttatacgtAAAGTTTAACTGGTGAAatcaaataaagatatttaaacaaGTTAACAAAGAGTCTTACCCGTTGGCGTAAGGGTCGCTTTGCAAAACTCCAGCTCCTTTTCCATATCCATATCCTTTAGGTCCGAACTTTTTAGCGTAGCAAACTAAAGAGAAAGAAAAAGACAATCAATCACTCACATCTAACAGCTCTATTCATTCACTGTTGTA
Coding sequences:
- the LOC113397323 gene encoding selenoprotein F; this translates as MAAQKIAVAIVILTVYLADSSLADFSTEDCASLGFIKANLLCSSCDQLKDFSLDQLVEHCKQCCHNDDSTPNEKKYARAILEVCTCKFPAYPQIQAFVKSDRPAKFPNLQIKYLRGLDPIIKLLDKDGIVRDTVAIEKWNTDSVEEFLNTHLVKEEEEDRGFLKTNLI
- the LOC113397320 gene encoding muscle LIM protein Mlp84B isoform X1; amino-acid sequence: MPFKPADNPKCPKCGKSVYAAEERVAGGLKWHKMCFKCGLCQKLLDSTNCTEHEGELYCKVCHARKFGPKGYGFGGGAGCLSMDTGDHLKGENAGGLRTNGACMESRVIAKAPPGEGCPRCGGCVYAAEQMLARGKAWHRECFKCGDCQKRLDSTNCCEGPDKDIYCKVCYAKKFGPKGYGYGKGAGVLQSDPYANGDQAPKTTVIDTAAIQAPPGKGCPRCGGAVYAAEQVLAKGREWHRKCFKCHDCSKTLDSIIACDGPDNDVYCKTCYGKKWGPHGYGFACGSGFLQTDGLSEDEISANRPFYNPDTTSIKAPKGQGCPRCGGMVFAAEQQLAKGTMWHKKCFNCAECHRPLDSMLACDGPDKEIHCRSCYAKLFGPRGFGYGHAPTLVSTDSEPTVTYTEQLPFTGQKAAKGQGCPRCGFPVYAAEKMNSKNGTWHRRCFSCADCHRSLDSTNLCDGPNGEIYCRGCYGRNFGPKGVGFGLGAGTLTMA
- the LOC113397320 gene encoding muscle LIM protein Mlp84B isoform X2; translated protein: MPFKPADNPKCPKCGKSVYAAEERVAGGLKWHKMCFKCGLCQKLLDSTNCTEHEGELYCKVCHARKFGPKGYGFGGGAGCLSMDTGDHLKGENAGGLRTNGACMESRVIAKAPPGEGCPRCGGCVYAAEQMLARGKGYHKRCFTCLTCSKGLDSMTHCDGPDKEIYCRVCYAKKFGPKGYGYGKGAGVLQSDPYANGDQAPKTTVIDTAAIQAPPGKGCPRCGGAVYAAEQVLAKGREWHRKCFKCHDCSKTLDSIIACDGPDNDVYCKTCYGKKWGPHGYGFACGSGFLQTDGLSEDEISANRPFYNPDTTSIKAPKGQGCPRCGGMVFAAEQQLAKGTMWHKKCFNCAECHRPLDSMLACDGPDKEIHCRSCYAKLFGPRGFGYGHAPTLVSTDSEPTVTYTEQLPFTGQKAAKGQGCPRCGFPVYAAEKMNSKNGTWHRRCFSCADCHRSLDSTNLCDGPNGEIYCRGCYGRNFGPKGVGFGLGAGTLTMA
- the LOC113397320 gene encoding muscle LIM protein Mlp84B isoform X3, with the translated sequence MPFKPADNPKCPKCGKSVYAAEERVAGGLKWHKMCFKCGLCQKLLDSTNCTEHEGELYCKVCHARKFGPKGYGFGGGAGCLSMDTGDHLKGENAGGLRTNGACMESRVIAKAPPGEGCPRCGGCVYAAEQMLARGKAWHRECFKCGDCQKRLDSTNCCEGPDKDIYCKVCYAKKFGPKGYGYGKGAGVLQSDPYANGDQAPKTTVIDTAAIQAPPGKGCPRCGGAVYAAEQVLAKGREWHRKCFKCHDCSKTLDSIIACDGPDNDVYCKTCYGKKWGPHGYGFACGSGFLQTDGLSEDEISANRPFYNPDTTSIKAPKGQGCPRCGGMVFAAEQQLAKGTMWHKKCFNCAECHRPLDSMLACDGPDKEIHCRSCYAKLFGPRGFGYGHAPTLVSTDSEPTVT